Sequence from the Torulaspora globosa chromosome 4, complete sequence genome:
GCAGTGAGGTATAAGTCCCGTCTCAATGTTATTCCTCACATCCAGAGAATCTCTTTTAGTGCCCACTTTACTGCATTCTCTgtccaatttcttcaactcgTCGGTGAACTCAAGTATCAGATGCAAAGCCTTGTCAGTGTCGTTGTTAGCATCTttggaagatgaagatccACTTCTTTGTGCTTCTAGGTCAAAAAAAGACATCCTCGATACGACTTCAATCCAACCGGCTATCTAAACTGTCTCAACGGACATCTCTTCATTCTATGTGGTAACGCAGATGATTTTCAAATCTCGCCCTTCGTTATTGCCAGGTAATCGAACGCTACAACAAAGCTTGCGAAGAGGTTCGAAGAGAGCCGCTTGATCTTCACcggcttcttcagcctctcAATCATAAGCCTGCGAGTAAGTTCCAGAGCCTCTAAGACCGACCCATGCCAAAGGCGTCTCTGATCTATCCCTTGACACTTCTGCCAGGCTGCAATTCAGTCAAGCTGCACTTGTAAAGTCACCTAACCAGCAAAAAATACTCAGTACAGCACAATTAGCTCACTGTAGGGCCCTTAGCCTGCCGCGTCATCGCTCGTCTTTGCGAGTCCATCGCTGTCAATGCTTAGAAGATCGAGTGATTATTGCTGACATTTGCTTTGGCCGACGAACAAACATATAAAAAGAGGTGCTTGATTGATTGTAGAGTCCATTTCTGACTGACTACTCTTTATAATAACCCAGAAACTAAATCCATATCTGAAACAACTACCAAGAATGTCTGCTAcagctcaagaagagatcGTTAATTTcggctgctgctgcgaGAACGGCTGCAAGTGCGAGTCGTGTACCTGCAAGTGTGTTTCCGGTTGCGGGTGTGCCGAAGGAAAGTGCAGCTGCTGATTGCTTTAAATAGGTCAAGTTTTGTTCAAGTTTTGTTCAAGTTTTGTTCAAGTTTTGTTTAGGCTAAATAGTAGTTTTTATTGTAGGTTTTAACACTGTTTTGTCTGTTATATTGAGTATAAACTAGGTTAAATCCCGGAAGGCATATAATCTATCTGTTGATGTTTCTGTTTCTCTCTGCCTTGGTAACTCGCTGAACTCTGTGATTGAAAAGGATCAAACGCTAGCTAAACGTAAAAAGTACAAAATACGTAACACACACCGACAGACATACAGTATCGTCCTGCCTCGGAAAATGCGGTATAGTGCACAAGCTATGCTTGAGACTTCTTTGCCGCAATCAAGGCAGTAATGACAACAGCTGAGCGGTCCATGGAACTCCTACGGGACCTCTCAAACACGCAAGAATCCTTTATGGTGGCTCTCACAGTCCAACAAGAATGAACCATACGTTTCTTGTCAGCAAGCGCTCGTAATAAAGCTTTCTATCTTGCAATGGATCTGTGAGCTTCATTATTGCGAGCTTGTTCAGTTCTTCGATGCGGACGCGTAAGAGACGCTGACGCGTCCCATTTTTCTACGCGTCCTTCACTGATATAACAACAGTCGTTTCAAGAAGACAACTTACTCACTACCACTCGTAATTCCTTCAGTGCAACGCTAGAAAACTCCAATATGAGTCGCCAAAGTGAGAGGctcgagaagctgaagaaactgcaggCAGCACGCAATGGTTTACAATTGGCTAATGACGAGCAGGACGATAGGTTGTACGATGAGATTGACGAGCATGAGTATAGAAACAGGAAACGTCAGGAATTACTTCACGATGACTTTGTTGTCGACGATGATGGTTTGGGATACGTGGATCGCGGGGTAGAAGACGAGCAGGACAGCTACAACGAAGACGAGCAATCGGAGGAGCTGGATGAGATGATGGATACGACAGGTAGGAAGGAAGtaagaaagaaacagaaggaaaagaaaaaaataGATAACTTGCTTCGTGTGCAGCAGAAAAAAGTGAGTTTATCTGGACGAGTTGAGCAttcaaagagcaagaaTCTCACCATCCATGAGTTCGATGATATCCTAGGTGACTTCGAAAACGATGTAGTAGTCAAACTGAAACCTAGTATGAGGAGCAAATTGCCTTCTTCACCGACTAAAGTAACTCATTCGCTGAAAAGAGGCGGCAGAGGCATAaccgatgatgatgatagCTCtaagaagaggaggataGAGAACGGCTCGAGCTTGATCGAAGCCGTGGAACTGAATTCATCGCCAATTAAATCGCATATGAATACAGGCAATGATCAAATTAGTACGAATGATGTCGAAAATTCGCCTACGGAACAGAGATATGCTGGACCCGCTAAGGCCTCACAGGACGATAGTGAAGGCAATGACGATAGCGACGACGACATAACGTTCGGTGGAAGAACACTGCGAAGTGTGGTAACTTCTCGGAAAATGAATATCAGCTCAGTGTCGAACCCACCTACATCGCCATTTGTGACTGCTCCAAGTACGCCTGCTGTCGCTCGAACAAATTTGGTAAGATCTGCACTACATTCTTCACCAGAGCCTTTGACATTTGGCAAAAGCAAATGTACCAAAGAGCAAGTTGTTGATGCTGATACAGATACCTTCCGAATGTTTTGGCTCGATTATTGTCAAGTGGATAATTCCCTGGTCCTTTTTGGTAAAATTaaaaccaaagaaaactCTTACGTCTCCGGCATGGTTCAAATAAGAAATATATGCAGAGAGCTGTATTTTTTGCctcgagaaggaaagaCTCCGCAGGATATCCATGAGGAAATTGTGCCACTGCTTCTAGAGCGATACGGTTTAGATAATATTCGCACCAAACcagagaagatgaaataCTGCTTCGAACTCCCGGAAATTCCACGCGAGTCCGAGTATCTGAAGGTCTTATTGCCCTTCAACACCCCGAAATCTAAGAACGAACAAATTCCCGCCGATTTATCAAGTGACAATTTCTGCCATGTTTTTGGCGGCAATTCGAACATTTTTGAATGTTTTGCTGTGCAGAATAAAATCATGGGTCCTTGTTGGCTTGAATTGAAGAGCGGAGACTTCTCCGCCCTCCAAAATGCTTCAAACTGTGCCCTAGAAGTAGTGGTTAGCAAACCACAACACGTTAAACCTCTggatttgaaagaattgCCTGGACTTGATGCTATATCTTTAGCGATGCAGACCGTCATGAACGTGAAAGAGAACAGACAGGAAATTGTGGCAATAACAGTCTCTACATATAAAAACTTACCCCTAGAATCCCCAATTCCAGAGAATCTGAAGCCGGATGAGATTACTACCTTAGTCAGGCCACCACGAGGATCCAGTTTTCCGGTTGGACTACCTCATCTAACAAAGCAGAAGCTAAAAGGACAAGTTCGTCAATTCAACAACGAGAAGACCTTACTTTCGTGTTTTTGTGCAATGCTTAAGCTCTCCGATCCTGACGTCATCATTGGACACCGTCTAGAAAGCATCTATTTAGACGTTTTAGCACACAGGTTACATGACCTTGGAATACCAACTTTCAACGCCATCGGTCGTCGAGTCAGGAAGCAATGGCCCGAACGATTTGGCAAAAATAATGCTACCATGAATCGGTTCTTTGTGCAGGAACTGATGGCGGGTAGGCTAGTTTGTGATATTGCGAATGATATGGGTCAATCTCTGACTCCCAAATGTCAGAACTGGGAACTGGCAGAGATGTACCAAGTTACTTGCGGAATAGATCGCAAACCGTTGGACATTAACTATCAACATCCTCAGTACCAGGATGATGCTAGTAGCATGACGATGGCGCTAAATGAGAATATAGAGAACTGCCTAATTGCCGCCGAGGTCTCCTTCAGAATCCAATTGCTATCCCTGACAAAGCAATTGACAAATTTAGCTGGTAACGCCTGGTCTCAAACTCTTGGTGGTACCAGAGCAGGCAGAAACGAGTACATTCTACTACATGAGTTTGCTAGAAATGGATTCATTGTTCCGGATAAGGGAAGTAATAAGGTGAAGAAGACTTCAAGATTaaaagagctggatgatgattCACAATCGTCCAACCCTGTCATTTCGGCGAGGAAAGCAAACTTTCAAGGTGGTCTTGTTTTTGAGCCAGAAAGGGGTCTACACAAGAACTATGTGCTAGTCATGGATTTCAACTCCTTGTATCCGTCTATCATACAGGAGTTTAACATATGTTTCACAACTGTAGAACGAAACCTCGATGATGCAGATGAACTACCAGACGTTCCGGCCGAGACAGAGCACCAGGGTGTTTTGCCACGCCTTCTTGCCAACTTGGTTCAACGACGTCGAGAAGTCAAGCGAGTCATGGCTACTGAGTCTGATCCACACAAACGTGCGCAATGTGACATCAGACAGCAGGCGCTAAAATTGACTGCAAATTCCATGTATGGTTGTTTGGGTTATGTGAATAGTAGGTTTTATGCCAAGCCATTAGCCATGCTCGTCACCAATAAAGGTAGAGAAATTCTGATGAATACTAGACAGCTTGCGGAGAGCATTGGTCTCCTGGTTGTATACGGTGATACCGATTCCGTCATGATTGATAGCGGCTGTGATAATTACGCACAAGCGCTCAAGATAGGTAatgatttcaagaagttgatcaaTGAGCGATACAAACTACTGGAGATCGATATTGATAACgttttcaagaagctgttACTTCAAGCTAAGAAGAAATATGCTGCTCTAAATGCTAGGATTGATAAGGATGGAAACGAGCATACTATGCTTGAGGTAAAGGGCCTTGATATGCGGCGTCGTGAATATTGTCCGTTGTCGAGAGACGTGTCTGTGCACGTTTTGAATACCATCTTCTCCGATAAAGATCCGGAGTCGGCGCTTCAAGACATTTATGAATACTTGGAGGAGATTACTAGGAAAGTGCAACAAAACCAGATAAGGACCGATTTGTTTAAAATCAATACCAAGCTTTCGAAAGACCCGAGCGCTTATCCCGCAGGCAAGAGCTCACCGGCCGTTCAGGTTGCGCTACGAATGAGAAAGAACGGGCGTGTTGTCAAGGCAGGCACTGTCATCACGTTTGTCATAACGAAACAAAAGCCGGAAGAGATCTCATCTGGGGAACCTTCGCTTTCTGCAGCCGCGAGGGCTCGAGCTCTTAACGAGGTTATGATAAAAGCAAACAATCTGGAACCCGATCCTGAGTACTACTTGGAAAAGCAGATCTTCGGCCCTGTCCAAAGGCTCTTGGAGACAATTGAAAGTTTTGATCTCGTTCGTTTGAGCACCGCCCTGGGGCTGGACAGTAGAAAATATATGACGAGGGAGTCCAACAATAATGGAAATGGTATTAACGGGCTGGAACCATTGGAAAGCACCATTTCAGATACCGAAAGATTCAAAGATGTCGCAAATTTCCGGCTCAGCTGCCCCAATTGCAGTTGTTCATTTGACTTCGGAGGTATAATCGCTTCAAGCGACTACACCGTATGCCCAAACGGTCTACAATGCAGAAAATGCGACCATCTTTTCACGCCGCTTCAGATCAGCTGTCAGCTAGAAAGATGCATCAGATCTCACATATCACTGTACTATGCTGGATGGATACAATGCGATGATCCAACTTGCGGAGACGCGACGAGACAGGTTTCCGTCTTCGGAAAACTGTGTCTCAATAATGGTTGCACTGGCGTGCGGTACAAGTATTCCGATAAAATGCTCTACAACCAATTGCTTTACTTCGATTCCCTATTCGATTgtgagaagaacaagaagcttgaGTTGAAACCTCTCCGTCACATTGACGACGCACATTCCTCTCCCGAGAAGCTGAGTGAGGCATCGATCAAGGTCCTCACCGAGCAAAACAGACGACTCCTGGAGATCAATCGCTCGGTCGTCCAGAAATATTTAAGTGATTGCGGTCGACGGTACGTTGACATGGGCCGCATTTTCGACTTCATGCAGTAGTCGGTCCTTTCCATCACTTCATTATCTAGATCTGCAATCAGCCTTTCTGATATCTTGTGCCTCCGCACGGAAAATTAGCAGATTCCTCGATAAGAGATCAGTATAGAAACAATGAACCCCCAAACTCATAATTATAGGAAGAAACCTGTTTCTCGTTTGTATCAATTAGCGAGATCTTTTAGAATCATTCGATAGGCAGCAGGAGTCGTGTTGTAGGGCCTGGGAaagcagttgaagcatATAAAGATCCAACAGATCCGATCCATTTGAATCACTGGAATTCTGGAGTTAAAAGCCTAATTGTTATCAAAGTGAACCATTCAGACTGCAGATCATGGCCTCTTCAAGTGGCATAACTCTGTCGTCATCGCCGTCAGCTCCGAAGGCCGCTATAACGATACCGAATGGTAGGCGAACATCTCTTTTgcaatcttcttcattggcTACTCGCAGGAGTTCCATGGCTAGATCTGCTCAAATGACGGGGAGATCTGGTAAAAGTTACGATCCGCATGTCTTGGTTGACATGGAATCTCCAAATTTCAAGACGCAGCATCCGGAGGATCATAAcgaaatcatcaacagTCTGAGAAGGACGTACTTCCTCGACGGCTACAGAAGGGAGAGCGAGTCCCTACTCGACGGCCAAGATGATGCAGTGATTGGGAGTGCTACGACGGATAACAGTACGGGAGAGACTGCGGCGACGGCCACTGAAGCACCGACGCCTACTATTGCCCGTGCCGGCGGCGATATCACCAGAGATATCTACAAACTCGCGACTGGCAACGACGAACTGGCGGGGAAGACTGCGAAGTCAATGGAAGATGTTACTCTGGCAATAGAAAACCGAAGACGCAAGTCTACTGCAAGTGGTCTAAACGTACCGGGAGGATTTAGAAGAGAATTTATTGTTAATAAAGTGAGACAaatgcagcagcaaccGACTGATTACGGTGCCACTCCACTGAATTCACCTCCTGGCTCAGCTCTTGCCGATCCATCAATGCAAGGTCGGGAGATGGACAAGATACCTTTCCTGACTAGAAATTTCTTGGAGTTCCTTTATATCTACGGTCACTTTGCGGGTGagtcttttgaagatgattttCTATCAGATGGGGGCTTACCGACTATTGGCACCGGCGAAAGATCAGCTCTTATATTGGAGGAAGGTAGACGGGTTTCTCTAGGGACATCCCTGCAGTCCGTGAAGGGCAATACTCCAACCGTGACGGCctttttcctgcttctgAAATCATTCATTGGTACCGGTGTTCTTTTCCTTCCAGGTGCATTTGCCAATGGTGGCCTTATATTTTCCATCATAATGTTATTATTTTTTGGTGTCTATTCCTATTGGTGCTACTTCATTTTGATCAGAGCGAAGCAGATAACTGGCGTATCTTCCTTTGGCGATATCGGCTTGAAACTTTATGGCTCGTGGATGAAATTCATCATTCTGTTCTCCCTTGTGCTCACCCAAATTGGGTTTTCTGGTGCATATGTTATCTTTACCGCTGAGAATTTGAGGGCATTCATCAAGAACGTGTTTCTCTTGTCTGATGTTCCCATCTCGAGCCTCATGCTCTTGCAGCTGGTTGTTTTCATCCCACTGTCATTCATTAGAAACGTATCAAAGTTATCCCTGCCATCCTTGCTAGCTAACTTCTGCGTTATGGCTGGTTTAGTCATCGTATTGTATTTCAGCGGCAAGCATCTTATCGTGGACCAGCATATGAGAGCCGCAGAAGGAGTGATCATGGGATTCAACGCTAACCGCTGGTCAATGTTCGTCGGCACAGCCATTTTCgcatttgaaggaattgggTTGATCATTCCAGTCCAAGACTCTATGAAACACCCCGAAAAATTTCCCCTACTTTTAGCTCTCGTCATCGGGAGCTCAACCGTTTTATTCATCACCATTGCATCAGTTGGTTACCTGGCCTACGGTCAGCACATCAAAACCGTTATTTTACTGAATCTCCCTCAACAGAATATTTTCGTCAATTTAATCCAGTTTTTCTATTCCCTAGCAATCATGCTATCGACACCATTGCAGCTATTCCCAGCTATCAAAATTATCGAAAACAAGGTTTTTCCCAAGTTCACCAAAATCTACGTCAAGCGGGATGATGAAACCACGGGCGTCGAATGGCGTCCCATCTCGGGGAAACTAAGCTGGAAGGTCAAATGGCTCAAGAACTTTGTAAGGGCTATCATTGTAGCTCTAGTCATCCTAATGGCTTATTTTGGTGCCGATAAACTAGACAAGTTTGTTTCGATCATCGGCTCTTTTGCATGTATCCCATTGGTCTACATGTATCCACCCAtgcttcatctgcaaaGTTATAGCCGTCCGAAATCAGCAGGCCATAAAGTACCCTGGGGTGCCACGATAGATTACATCCTGATCGTGTTTGGTGGTGTAAGCATGCTGTACACCTCCTATCAAAGCCTTTTCGCAAAATAACCGTCCAATAAGCGCACATTTAATTCGAATTTTAATAGACTTTTAtatttactgtcatttatatttactgtcatttGTATTTACTGACACAATGAAAATCACTACCGACGACGTAATTGTGTAATAATTATCGAGAGCTTAACTACGGTTATCGGTAGGCATGCGACTTCTGCACATAATCCAACACAGATTCGAAGCTCCTTTACCCGAACTACTGTTCAGCAATGGGTCCATCCTTCTATGGTTCAGGAAATGTCGAATCGACCGAACAAAAGGGACCAATTGTTCCTTCTGTGATGAATGCGTCGCCGGAGATGGAAACAAGTACGCTACCCACTGGAAACCAGATAACAGAATCTGTTCAGATCACTCACACTCTGCGGAAATGGAGGAATATGCTAATAAACAAGATAGATCTTGTGAGAGCCGAATGGGAGACCCAAAAGAGTGCTGCTAGGAATGAACTTGCCTCTGCTGATGAATACCTGCAAAAGAACGTCTTTACTGATACTCACGAAAACCAGGAATTGCTAGTTCCCTCTACGATTCTGTCCCTCGGCGCCTTTTTCTCCGGTAGAGTGTTGAGCAACCCATTGAATTGGGgcagcaagaagaatatccTCGCAGGCCGGCCGTCACTGCTGGGCAAGGTCTGTACAAGCATTCCAGCGAGACTACTACTTCCCATTGCGCTAGCTAGCACCGTTTTCTACCAGCTGACTCCGGTGACTGCCGTCAACGTCGTCGATACCATACAGAAAGACGTGCTACCCAAGCCCGTCGTGGACGACTGTCGCCGGTTATGGAATGAATACTATGTGCATGGCCTAGCTAAAGCGACACGTAGTTTGAGCACCAATTGCAACGACCAATTGCAGAAGGGCGTGAGATTTGTAAGAGAAAGCATAAACAATGCCTTAAACTAAATATAACACCATGTATATCAAGAAACTAACATTCCCCTATTTTCTTTCGTTCTACCTCTGGTATCCTCCATGGTAGTAGCCTTGTCCCTGGTATTCTTGAACGTTATCGTACGGATATGGGCTCTGATGGGTGCTTGCTCTGTTCTGCGGGTTGAACGTCTGCCATGGGTTTGTTGCCGCCACCGTGCTGGAAGGCTGGTATACAGAAAGGTTCTCGTCGACATCATGCGTCACAGCTGgaagccttttcttcctaGATTTCTCACGTTGCTTCTCTAGATCGAAATCCTGCTCCAGTTCGAACACATCTTTCGACGTCCTTCTctcatcgaagaaagcGTCGTCAGCCTTACGGTAATACGCAGACTCCGGCTGCTGGATAGGCTGGTAGATCACTGTAGCTGGTGGTGGCACCTGAGACGTCCTTCCATATCCCTCGTTGGCCGCTCTTCTTGAGTTTCTTCCGCCGCAATTACAacaccagcagcagaactcACCAATGCCAGTAACACCCTGCATAAAACATGTCAGAATGGCTCCTATCAACCACAGAGCAACGAGCGCCGCCAAAACAATGCCCACAATCGCAACGATCTTGCATGTCTTATTGTTCATACATGTATCCCATGATTTAAAACTGTCAGCAgtactttgaagattctgTGTGAAAGATCTGCCTATAAGCCTTTTCACCGTGCAAACTTCCATTCTGTGAGAATCCAATCGCTGTAGTTAGATGCTATGAACTCCAGTTCTGCAACTGTCAAGATGTTATATGTCTTTGTTATATGATCGAGGCTTATctgatgaacaagaaaacaTGCCATAATTATACCAATTCATAGAAAAGAGCACTATTTAAGGGCTGTAAGAAGCCAATTGGGGGCCTTGGCACGATCTATCTCGACGAGATTGGTATCAAACGCCTCTATCAGCAGTTCGACCAGAATTCTGCCACCTCTGCTGCCCGTAAATCGCCTGTACTCTTCCGACACGCTGGCCAGGTTCCAGCCCATGATTCTCCGTAAACAGCCGATCACCGTCCCGGTTCTGTGTCTCCCCATGCCGCAGCACACAAGCAGCGGGTAGTTGTCCTGGTCCACTATTGTCTTGAGGGCATTGATGATCGAGTGTTCCGTGAGCCCATCCCATGGGTTATCGTCTTCACCGCCGTCGGGATTTATTGCAGCAAACTGCAGGCGGATGTCGTGAGCTTCGCAAAACTCAAGCAGCGAGTCCTGCGGCTCCTCGTTGGCGAGCCAGATGATCGTTCTCAGATTCAGATTCAGCAGAAACGGGAAGTTCACCGGCGATGGCTGCCCAGACCTGTACAGATATCGCTCTACAGGACAGAAGTTCAATGGCGGTACAATCCGCTTGAGCGGGCCGTGCGATATCAGCACTTTTTCCTTCCCACACTCGGTCTCTTCATTGATATAGATATGgtcctcctcgtcctcgaTGTCCTCGTCCTCTAGCGGCACTTCGTCGTCTCGCTCGCAAAGATAACCGTCGGCGTCCACTTCCTGGAGGCTCTTGCTATTAGTTCCCAGCAGACTCATCGCGATTCGGCCACCCAACTTGCCCTACAGTACCGTTCTATAGTCCTGATGAGTCCTGATGAAGCGGTATAACCTTGAAATACAGGGCGGGTAA
This genomic interval carries:
- the MIC27 gene encoding Mic27p (ancestral locus Anc_2.178), whose amino-acid sequence is MGPSFYGSGNVESTEQKGPIVPSVMNASPEMETSTLPTGNQITESVQITHTLRKWRNMLINKIDLVRAEWETQKSAARNELASADEYLQKNVFTDTHENQELLVPSTILSLGAFFSGRVLSNPLNWGSKKNILAGRPSLLGKVCTSIPARLLLPIALASTVFYQLTPVTAVNVVDTIQKDVLPKPVVDDCRRLWNEYYVHGLAKATRSLSTNCNDQLQKGVRFVRESINNALN
- the POL1 gene encoding DNA-directed DNA polymerase alpha catalytic subunit POL1 (ancestral locus Anc_2.176); translated protein: MSRQSERLEKLKKLQAARNGLQLANDEQDDRLYDEIDEHEYRNRKRQELLHDDFVVDDDGLGYVDRGVEDEQDSYNEDEQSEELDEMMDTTGRKEVRKKQKEKKKIDNLLRVQQKKVSLSGRVEHSKSKNLTIHEFDDILGDFENDVVVKLKPSMRSKLPSSPTKVTHSLKRGGRGITDDDDSSKKRRIENGSSLIEAVELNSSPIKSHMNTGNDQISTNDVENSPTEQRYAGPAKASQDDSEGNDDSDDDITFGGRTLRSVVTSRKMNISSVSNPPTSPFVTAPSTPAVARTNLVRSALHSSPEPLTFGKSKCTKEQVVDADTDTFRMFWLDYCQVDNSLVLFGKIKTKENSYVSGMVQIRNICRELYFLPREGKTPQDIHEEIVPLLLERYGLDNIRTKPEKMKYCFELPEIPRESEYLKVLLPFNTPKSKNEQIPADLSSDNFCHVFGGNSNIFECFAVQNKIMGPCWLELKSGDFSALQNASNCALEVVVSKPQHVKPLDLKELPGLDAISLAMQTVMNVKENRQEIVAITVSTYKNLPLESPIPENLKPDEITTLVRPPRGSSFPVGLPHLTKQKLKGQVRQFNNEKTLLSCFCAMLKLSDPDVIIGHRLESIYLDVLAHRLHDLGIPTFNAIGRRVRKQWPERFGKNNATMNRFFVQELMAGRLVCDIANDMGQSLTPKCQNWELAEMYQVTCGIDRKPLDINYQHPQYQDDASSMTMALNENIENCLIAAEVSFRIQLLSLTKQLTNLAGNAWSQTLGGTRAGRNEYILLHEFARNGFIVPDKGSNKVKKTSRLKELDDDSQSSNPVISARKANFQGGLVFEPERGLHKNYVLVMDFNSLYPSIIQEFNICFTTVERNLDDADELPDVPAETEHQGVLPRLLANLVQRRREVKRVMATESDPHKRAQCDIRQQALKLTANSMYGCLGYVNSRFYAKPLAMLVTNKGREILMNTRQLAESIGLLVVYGDTDSVMIDSGCDNYAQALKIGNDFKKLINERYKLLEIDIDNVFKKLLLQAKKKYAALNARIDKDGNEHTMLEVKGLDMRRREYCPLSRDVSVHVLNTIFSDKDPESALQDIYEYLEEITRKVQQNQIRTDLFKINTKLSKDPSAYPAGKSSPAVQVALRMRKNGRVVKAGTVITFVITKQKPEEISSGEPSLSAAARARALNEVMIKANNLEPDPEYYLEKQIFGPVQRLLETIESFDLVRLSTALGLDSRKYMTRESNNNGNGINGLEPLESTISDTERFKDVANFRLSCPNCSCSFDFGGIIASSDYTVCPNGLQCRKCDHLFTPLQISCQLERCIRSHISLYYAGWIQCDDPTCGDATRQVSVFGKLCLNNGCTGVRYKYSDKMLYNQLLYFDSLFDCEKNKKLELKPLRHIDDAHSSPEKLSEASIKVLTEQNRRLLEINRSVVQKYLSDCGRRYVDMGRIFDFMQ
- the PIN2 gene encoding Pin2p (ancestral locus Anc_2.179) translates to MEVCTVKRLIGRSFTQNLQSTADSFKSWDTCMNNKTCKIVAIVGIVLAALVALWLIGAILTCFMQGVTGIGEFCCWCCNCGGRNSRRAANEGYGRTSQVPPPATVIYQPIQQPESAYYRKADDAFFDERRTSKDVFELEQDFDLEKQREKSRKKRLPAVTHDVDENLSVYQPSSTVAATNPWQTFNPQNRASTHQSPYPYDNVQEYQGQGYYHGGYQR
- the AVT4 gene encoding Avt4p (ancestral locus Anc_2.177), which encodes MASSSGITLSSSPSAPKAAITIPNGRRTSLLQSSSLATRRSSMARSAQMTGRSGKSYDPHVLVDMESPNFKTQHPEDHNEIINSLRRTYFLDGYRRESESLLDGQDDAVIGSATTDNSTGETAATATEAPTPTIARAGGDITRDIYKLATGNDELAGKTAKSMEDVTLAIENRRRKSTASGLNVPGGFRREFIVNKVRQMQQQPTDYGATPLNSPPGSALADPSMQGREMDKIPFLTRNFLEFLYIYGHFAGESFEDDFLSDGGLPTIGTGERSALILEEGRRVSLGTSLQSVKGNTPTVTAFFLLLKSFIGTGVLFLPGAFANGGLIFSIIMLLFFGVYSYWCYFILIRAKQITGVSSFGDIGLKLYGSWMKFIILFSLVLTQIGFSGAYVIFTAENLRAFIKNVFLLSDVPISSLMLLQLVVFIPLSFIRNVSKLSLPSLLANFCVMAGLVIVLYFSGKHLIVDQHMRAAEGVIMGFNANRWSMFVGTAIFAFEGIGLIIPVQDSMKHPEKFPLLLALVIGSSTVLFITIASVGYLAYGQHIKTVILLNLPQQNIFVNLIQFFYSLAIMLSTPLQLFPAIKIIENKVFPKFTKIYVKRDDETTGVEWRPISGKLSWKVKWLKNFVRAIIVALVILMAYFGADKLDKFVSIIGSFACIPLVYMYPPMLHLQSYSRPKSAGHKVPWGATIDYILIVFGGVSMLYTSYQSLFAK
- the OCA1 gene encoding putative tyrosine protein phosphatase OCA1 (ancestral locus Anc_2.180), translated to MSLLGTNSKSLQEVDADGYLCERDDEVPLEDEDIEDEEDHIYINEETECGKEKVLISHGPLKRIVPPLNFCPVERYLYRSGQPSPVNFPFLLNLNLRTIIWLANEEPQDSLLEFCEAHDIRLQFAAINPDGGEDDNPWDGLTEHSIINALKTIVDQDNYPLLVCCGMGRHRTGTVIGCLRRIMGWNLASVSEEYRRFTGSRGGRILVELLIEAFDTNLVEIDRAKAPNWLLTALK